A single window of Solanum dulcamara chromosome 5, daSolDulc1.2, whole genome shotgun sequence DNA harbors:
- the LOC129889805 gene encoding probable polyamine transporter At1g31830 has protein sequence MGELDDAEYVGINEVPSPRENNARKVSVLPLLFLIFYEVSGGPFGVEDTVQAAGPLLALLGFLVFPFIWSVPEALITAEMGTMFPENGGYVVWVSSALGPYWGFQLGWMKWLSGVIDNALYPVLFLDYLKSAIPALGGGLPRVVAVLALTVVLTYMNYRGLTIVGWVAVSLGILSIFPFVVMGLISIPKLRPSRWLVVDVQSVDWNLYLNTLFWNLNYWDSISTLAGEVHNPKKTLPKALFYAVILVVLSYFFPLLIGTGAVPLQRDLWTDGYFSDIAKILGGVWLRVWIQGAAAVSNMGMFVAEMSSDSFQLLGMAERGLLPEFFSKRSHYGTPIFGILFSASGVILLSWLSFQEIVAAENFLYCFGMILEFIAFVLLRIKCPHAPRPFKIPGGTVGAILLCLPPTILICVVLALSSVKVMVVSLVAVAIGLVMQPCLKLIEKKRWLKFSVSSDLPDVATHEPLLR, from the coding sequence ATGGGAGAATTAGATGATGCAGAGTACGTAGGGATTAACGAGGTTCCATCTCCCAGAGAAAACAATGCTAGGAAAGTTTCGGTCTTGCCTTTACTTTTCCTCATTTTCTATGAGGTTTCTGGTGGTCCTTTTGGTGTTGAGGACACTGTGCAAGCAGCTGGTCCTCTTCTTGCTCTTTTGGGGTTCTTGGTTTTCCCATTCATATGGAGTGTCCCTGAGGCATTGATTACAGCTGAAATGGGCACCATGTTCCCCGAAAATGGTGGTTATGTTGTGTGGGTTTCATCGGCTTTAGGTCCTTATTGGGGCTTTCAGCTAGGTTGGATGAAATGGTTGAGTGGAGTCATTGACAATGCGCTTTACCCTGTTTTGTTCTTAGATTACCTGAAATCAGCCATCCCTGCATTAGGTGGCGGGCTTCCTAGAGTAGTAGCGGTTTTGGCCCTTACTGTGGTTCTTACTTACATGAATTACAGAGGCTTAACTATTGTAGGATGGGTTGCTGTTTCTCTTGGTATACTGTCAATCTTTCCTTTTGTTGTTATGGGGCTCATTTCGATTCCCAAATTAAGGCCTTCAAGATGGTTAGTGGTAGATGTACAAAGTGTTGATTGGAACTTGTATCTGAATACTCTCTTTTGGAATCTGAATTACTGGGACTCAATAAGTACTCTTGCTGGAGAAGTACATAACCCAAAGAAGACTCTCCCTAAGGCTCTCTTTTATGCTGTTATTCTAGTTGTTCTGTCCTACTTTTTCCCATTGCTGATTGGTACAGGAGCTGTTCCTCTTCAGCGTGACTTGTGGACTGATGGCTATTTCTCTGATATCGCAAAAATATTGGGTGGAGTCTGGCTCAGAGTTTGGATTCAAGGGGCAGCTGCAGTGTCAAATATGGGAATGTTTGTGGCCGAGATGAGCAGCGACTCTTTTCAGTTACTTGGTATGGCAGAGAGGGGGTTGCTCCCTGAGTTCTTCTCTAAGAGATCTCATTACGGAACTCCTATATTTGGGATCCTCTTCTCAGCTTCTGGTGTGATTTTACTTTCATGGCTGAGCTTTCAAGAGATAGTAGCTGCAGAAAAttttttgtattgctttggaatGATCTTGGAATTTATTGCATTTGTATTGTTAAGGATAAAGTGCCCCCATGCACCACGCCCATTCAAGATACCTGGGGGAACTGTTGGAGCCATCCTATTGTGTTTACCTCCAACCATTCTCATATGTGTTGTTTTGGCCTTGTCTTCGGTCAAAGTCATGGTTGTAAGCCTCGTTGCCGTTGCAATTGGTTTGGTGATGCAACCTTGTCTTAAGCTTATTGAGAAGAAGCGATGGTTGAAGTTCTCTGTTAGTTCTGATCTTCCTGATGTTGCAACACATGAACCTTTACTTCGTTGA